One segment of Solanum stenotomum isolate F172 chromosome 1, ASM1918654v1, whole genome shotgun sequence DNA contains the following:
- the LOC125853241 gene encoding uncharacterized protein LOC125853241: MSGYGKFMKELVTKKRSLDFETIEVSHSCIGIMTKVLIKKREDLGAFSIPCTIGMLKFAKDLCDLWEIINLMPNAIYKQIGLGEPKETTMRLLMVNRSIKHPVGILYDILVMVDQFIFPADFVILDCEIVVEINIIFGRPFLATGTALLDVESGELMFRVNEDEVTFNVCKSMKHLSDIHVVSTVEVIDDAVASVNQLMCMSDPLEIVLANYDDIKIKGYEEVVAALSGLGDFKDSIEIGH; the protein is encoded by the coding sequence ATGTCGGGATATGGCAAGTTCATGAAAGAATTAGTCACAAAGAAAAGGAGCTTGGATTTTGAGACAATTGAAGTTTCCCATAGTTGCATTGGAATTATGACTAAAGTGTTGAtcaaaaaaagagaagatcTCGGGGCATTCTCCATTCCTTGCACCATTGGCATGCTCAAATTCGCTAAAGATTTATGCGATTTGTGGGAAATCATCAACTTAATGCCAAATGCTATATACAAACAAATTGGGTTGGGTGAACCAAAAGAAACCACAATGAGACTCTTAATGGTTAACCGTTCAATCAAACATCCTGTAGGGATACTTTACGACATCTTGGTGATGGTTGATCAGTTCATTTTCccggctgattttgtcattcttgATTGTGAAATAGTTGTTGAAATTAACATTATTTTTGGAAGACCATTCTTAGCAACTGGAACAGCATTGCTGGATGTTGAAAGCGGGGAGTTGATGTTTCGGGTAAATGAAGATGAAGTAACCTTCAATGTTTGTAAGTCAATGAAACACCTAAGTGATATCCATGTGGTGTCCACCGTTGAAGTTATTGATGACGCGGTGGCTAGCGTGAATCAATTGATGTGCATGAGCGACCCTCTTGAAATCGTGCTTGCTAACTATGATGACATCAAAATTAAAGGCTATGAAGAGGTAGTAGCCGCTCTTTCAGGGTTGGGGGATTTCAAAGACTCCATTGAAATTGGacattga